Below is a window of Lepisosteus oculatus isolate fLepOcu1 chromosome 8, fLepOcu1.hap2, whole genome shotgun sequence DNA.
TTACAGATTGGGTTTATGAGGCAATGGTTCCTAAGGTCCTTCTACAAGAAAGGAAGGCAGCCCCTGGGAAATTCTGTCTGCCAGGTCCAGTTGCTGTAAAATTTCACTTAGAACTGGATTAAAAAACAGCACACTATTTAAcctaacattttcatttaagaatGTCTGTTCTGCATTGACTCAGTCAGCAGGCTGCAGTATGGAGTAGTGGTTAGGACTGTGGACCAGAGAGCTTTCGAATAACATGTGAAACACTGCAGCCGTACATTTTAGAAAGGAACTTCATTTCAGTTTCCTTTGGTAAGATGCTAATGTGTACAAGTGACTTTGGATGAAAGCATTAGCCAAATAAACCTTTTGTAATAAATCTTTTTGCTTCACATGAGATATTCTGCAGCCAGGCAAAGGTCTGTAACATTGGAAATTTGCTATTCTACTTTCAAAGATATACACTAGATATCGATATTTGCTATTAATAGAAAACCTAAATTTCTGTAAGTGAATTTTAGCCTACTGAAGCAGCAGAAAATATTCTCTGAGCCTTTTTTCTAGATAATACAAaagtatattatttgtatttttattaggttttcaaGAAAAATGCCTGACCAACAACTATGGTGTCAGTAATtgatgtgatattttaaaagataattttttttttctcaccatGTATCAGAACAGCAGTAAGATCCTCTAGGGGATATTGAAATTTGAGCAGGAGTCTTCAAACACTAGGGTTTCCTGGGGTACTGTTGCTTGTTTAGAATTGCTATGTGTCTAAAACTGAGTTTCAGCATTGAAgcaaactggaaaaaaagtgATTCAGGAAACTGATGTCTGTGAAATGAAGAAGAACAGTTTTTCTCACTGTATGCAGTGAAGACATATTCTTAAACTGTGATTTGTAAAGGTGTTGTGATTTTGCTAATTGGAATTGCTGATGAGTTCTCAGCACTTGTAGGATAATGGTTCATTACAGTAAATAGTTTGGGTTTAATTACAAGCTAACAGCTTAATGTGCTATTTTTTGTGGAAATAAAGAGCTAGTTTGGGATcagtttttattgcatttctgGGGAAAAAGAAGATAACTTGGGGTATAAGATCACCAAACTGTAAAAGCATACTATATGCATACTTTATGTTGAGTACACAGTACCAACTGAATAGATGGGTTAATGTGTCAAATAAGTAGTATTAAAGATATCAAGCTATCAAGAGACCACAAGACAATACCATATCAATCTGAGTGAACTACAAAATAGCATTCCTTTTTCTGTTCATTAGAAAGATCATAAATGTTGTGCAGTAAGTAACTACATAATTTCTGACATCAATTTCTTGAACAACAGCCAAAAATACAATCTACTGTATTCTTCAATGTAggttgcactttaaatgacaaaagtaaGAGTGTTAACTCATTGAAACACGTTCACATTCTGAACATTTCTCAGTTTGGGAATAGTTACTGAATGGTGCAATATAAAATACAAGCAGCATTCAATAAAATTGAAgacaggagcaaattatcactgaTCCTAAAGCTGACTCATGCTCCAAAATCCAGCAGTGAGTGTAAAAAATGTcggaggagtgtggaaatgctaaccctaaccctacagtAGCTGGGGTTTCAACTCCTCAAACTAAAATATATGAGTGTAAAACAATCAATCAAAGCAATCAAAGCCAGTGataaaacattttggaaatgtacagtatcttcttcAAACATTTGTCTACTTTAGGCAATTTTTCAGTTAGCTGAGAAAAACTATTGAAATGGTACCTAAATGTGAATCAGGTTTAGGCCagtgtagggttagggttacaagaaccttaaatgtttaatgcagtaataattctgtttgcattttaaatgacaaagttAAGAGTGTTTACCCGTTAAAACAGGTTTCTGAAAACATACACAATACAAGCAGCTAAATGTCtcgaaaaataaaattgaagagaggagcaaattatcacagaTCCTGTGATCTTGACTTAGGCCCCCAAATCCAGCAGTGAGCATAAGAAATGTCAGAGTGGTGTGGGATTCAACTAGACCATTTCTGGAAACTGTCCCTGAATCCCCCAGTCATCAGAATTGACTTGTTTCCTAAATCAACAAATATGAGTGTACTGTAAAACGATCAAAGCCAGTGATAAAACCTTTTGGAAATTAATCTTCTTCAAACATTGTCTTCCTTAGGAAGTTTTCAGTTTGCTTGCACATACTATTAAAATGGCacttaaattagatttttttatacCAGTTGAGGGTTAGGGTCTCAAGAacctttaaatgttaaatggtgttatactgtacttctagttgcattttaaatggcaAAATTAAGAGTGGTTTCCCATTAAGACAGGTTTTCTGAAAGCTCTTCATCAGATTCAGTTTGGGAATACTGTTAACTGACCAGTGCAATAGAAAATACAAGCAGACAAAAGTCtcattaaataaaattgaagattgaagcaaattaacactcatcctagtTATGCCTAGAATTGAGAATTGAGTatcaaagatgtacagtatatgtagtgtgggaattctaaccctagccctaggaGATATCTGCATTATGTAGCCCTGCAGTCATCAGATTTGACATGGTTTCtcaaatagaaaacaaatgtgttttaaacaaTCAAAACCATTTATAAAACCTCATGGAAATTTATCTCCTTCAGGAAAGTGAAAAGCAGcagaaaaatggttttaaaatgcgCATCCATTTTAGACATTGACTGTCCTCATGTTTGCAAAGTTATTTAGAAAAGATTTGTGTTTATGGTTCCAGTGGAAAAAGAGAAGTTGATAAAAGGCTGATAAACATTCCATGGACTAATGTAAACATGTTCAGCACAGTTGTATTTTTGGCTTTATCTTCTCCTAAAAGGTGAACATAGAGGCTGTGATGAATACAAAGAATTGTAAAGCATCCTGCATAGTACAGTTTAAACAAATAGTTTGACAAATTCAGTGGAAAATCTTTgtgataatttaataatttatatacTTATCAATAATTTGTTTGATTAGGTTGTTATAGGTTGGATTGTGCTGCAGAGTTAAGTGGTTTGACTGCATAATGTGACTATATTTTGCATAATGCCAGAGTGGAGAGTGACACAGATTGAAGAGGAGGATGTTAGGAGTATTGCTCAAAAGATCTTCCTTTAGGGGTTGTTTGAAATATGTTCGGAAAATGATATAAGATCTTTTTTCATGCGCTTTAAAGAATGATAGAATTCTAATTTTATaaccttttttaaatttcaggtaTTATTCAGTTCTGTATCCACTGGAAAGGAAGATTTCTGATGCCAAGTCCAGGGACCTCGTCATCTATATTTGGGTTCATGCACTGGTAGCCAGTGCTCCAGTGTTTGCGGTGACCAATGTCACGGACATTTATGCCATGTCCATGTGCACAGATTCCTTGAGCTACTCCCTGGGTCACCTGGTCTACGTCATTGTTTACAACGTTACCACGGTCATCCTGCCTGTCGCTGTGGTCTTCTTCTTCATGCTTCTCATTCGCCGCGCCTTGAGCGCCAGCCAGAAAAAGAAGGTGATCATCGCTGCGCTGCGGACTCCTCAGAACACCATCTCTATCCCCTACGTCTCCCAGCGCGAGGCCGAGCTGCACTCCATGCTGCTGTCCATGGTGCTGACTTTCATCGTGTGCAGCATCCCTTACATGATGCTCATCGTGTACAGGACCATTCTCAACATCTCAGAGATATCCGTGTTTCTGCTGCTCACTGCCATTTGGCTGCCGAAGGTCTCGCTGCTGACGAACCCTCTGCTGTTTTTGACCATCAACAAGTCTGTGCGCAAATGCCTTGTGGGTACCATCGCGCAGCTTCACCGGCGCTACAGCCGGAGGAATATTGTCAACTCAGGGGGTATAGCAGATGCCACCGCAGAGCCCAACGTACGGTCTGGAAGCCAGCTTCTGGAGATGTTTAACATTGGGCAGCAGCAGATTTTCAAGCCAACGGAGGAGGATGAGGAAAACGAGACAAAGTCAATTGGCTCGGGAGACTTCCGGCCGAAGGCGATCCCAAGTACAAGCCTGGAGATCAAGCAGGCTGCTGTCCAGAAGTTCTCTCCTCCGCACAGCAGCACAGACTCCGCAGCCCAGGTGGCCCCAGCCACCCCTTCCGACGTGGAGGACGTGAACGACAAGTACGCCACTCACTTTGGCTTCGGGCCCTTTGAGTTGCCTCCTCAATGGCTGTCAGAGACTCGGAATAGTAAAAAACGGCTGCTCCCTCCTCTGGGCAACACCCCTGAGGAACTCATCCAGACTAAGCAGCCGAAACTAAGAACAGAGAGAAAAATCAGCAGAAACAATAAagtcagtatttttccaagGGTGGACTCATAATAAGAGAACTGTCAGATTATTGTTGATGCAAGTGTCTAGAGTTTTGTATCGGAAGAAAAAGAACTACATTTGGTGTTTCTTTTATTCCTCCACAGCAAAAGTATGCACTTGTCCATACTTAGGGGAACATTGCTTAACAGTTTCCTAAGCAAATATCTTTATTACTCTctttttgtattgatttttaCACACTTAAAACACAATGCTCATTTACTTTTGTGTTTAGATAGCTGGtccaatgtgtttttatttttcaaaagccTACCGTTTGtatttaacaaaaatgttttgcaccCAAAGTAAATTGACATGGTCTCTTATTCACAGACAGCCGTATGCTGAACCTAAATAGATTAGCGGAGTTTAAGATGCGCATCAGGACCACGACTTCATAATCAGTATGTTTGCCCATTTTGTCTTATCTCCTGTCCCTAAAATCAGTGGCttgcaaaataaaacagaaacaggctaaAAAGCTGGGGCTTATTGATTGTACAGTAGGCTTCAGTAAATGTTCACTTTAACCTATATTGCATCTTCAgtggtttttaattattttatttttctaatctaGCAATTTGAGTTGGATCAACACAGAacctttcagaaagaaaaaaaatagaatgggATATTAGAATTACCCAATGACAGAGAAATTACTGAAAGAACTCAAATGAAATATGTAGTataattggattctgggaaaattagggTTCAGTGCaagggtttgtgtgtctgtgttcatGTGTGCCCggaactggcatcctgtccagcgTGTATCCGggcttgtgcctgttgcttgctgggatagactctgactcccctgtgaccctgaattggatgatgcGTTTAGCAAACTGGTGGATTGATATGCAATATCTTATTTGTTGGAACACACAGTAAGATTAGTGCTCAGAGTAGCACATTTGCATTCATTAATTACAGTTAATAGAATTTCTTCTCTTCAGGTAAAGTTGCCTGTGGATTGTTGGTCATAGATTAATACTGTTATTTGGAATATACTTGTACAAACTAAAATGTGAGATTTATTGATCTCTTGGTTTTTGTGCCAACAGTTTCTCAATACTGAAGTGCTTTGATCACATGTACTTACACAAGTGGATGCATTTGTAATATACGCATATGTAAGTATAAAACCAAATGTGGACCAAGTAACTTTTggacttttgtgtttttttttctggtgtctATTTCTTGGAGAGGGGTCAGTAGTTTTTCAGTTACAGTGTGACAATGTTGTATTTGCAGCAGAACGTCTGGTTTGTGCTACATAGTGTTTTATTAAAAGTGTTAAATAGAATTGTTCTTCAGCAAACAACTGAATTAATAAAGgataactgagaaaaaaaataagcatGAAATTTGATTTCAAAATGAACAGGAAGGCAGTGGTGATACATTTAGTTGAATTTTAAAAGTTgataaaagttgattttttatTGGCCTGTCATGGTGAAATTCTCTTTAGTATAGAAGAAACTTAGGAATGTTTAAAACTAATGTTTTCatatgtatataataataataatgtttctttattagccctatacaatttcttgcattaggaaattgtctttccacataccccagcttttctccatggagacagacagggagagaagcttggggtcagagtgcagggtctgccattgtacagcacccctggagcagttagagttaagggccttgctcaggggcccaatggagtaggatttctctgccagctgtgggatttgaactagcaaccttccagccacaggcacagatccttagccacagagccaccactcagCCCCTATTTAGGCATGCAAAAAGAATGGGCAAATGTACAGTTCAGTTATGATTGTAGTTGAATTGCAGTTTTCtccattaagaaaaataaaaataacaaattgtGGAAAGTTTTATTAAAGCTTTCTTGATCTTCATCTTTTGGTAACAGGTACTGTAACTTTCTCAGCACCACTGCAAAGTAATAATGCATAGCCTGAGTAGTAACCTCCATCAAAGCTTCGTATTGTGATTCTGGGATTCAAAATTATGTGCTATTTACTGATTGAATTAAGTATGTTACAACAGGGCATCTTCCTGGTCACAGGGGTCCATTGTAAGTGAAAAAATTAGCCAaatcataataaaaaatataaataattgaaAAGAGACCTCACAAAGggaataatttacattttttgaaaaTCAGTCCTGAAAATCTGAAGAACTCTCGCAATTACAGACTTGAAATATGCAGCTACGATCTCAGAGATCtttaaaacaaagaattttTCTGCTCCTGTATTTTACAGTCTGTagttttacagtatttgtataatTAAGCTGCCTGACATAGGACATCAGTGTGCATTCAATTTCTATGTTTTTGGACATTTTTGTGAGTGTATTGTattatctgtgtttttttaacaattgaaATAAATTGAACCTTACAGGGTGTATCCACATAAAACTAAAAGTTTCTCGAGAAAGGGgaataatgtaaaaattaatCAATTCTTTATCACAAATATATTTGAGCACTAATCAGGGAATGCTAAATTAGGCAAGACACTACAGACTCACTAATGATCAGACTGaaaatacagtagttaaaagTTTGGATATATTTAATCTTAATTAAAACCTCTAGGATTTAGATGCTGTGGCATTTAAATCAGCCATGTAAAAAAATCTGCAATATCTGTTTTTACCTGCTTTAAAACGTGTTtacttgttaaaaataaattagaattatGAGAATTAcgttatgaaaaaaatgtttactttgtAGAGTGATAGAAGGATTGAGACAAGATGAAGTAATATCAGATTTACGTTTACACCTTAATGCCATGTAGCAATGAGACCTAAGGATGACATGATTAGTTTTTCTCTTTGTCATACTTGCTGGTTACCTTCAAGAGATCAAAGCATAGCTGTGAACCACTGGCACCTGTTGATGCTGTACTTCAACACTGAACTACAGAAAGCACTACAGATTTGTTTTCACTGCTCCTGTGATGCAGCTACCAAGTTCTGTTTTATACATACATGACTGTTAAAATCAATAACATTTttactgacacactctttcaTTTATCAATAATGTGTATCTAACCAATCAATACAATGAGTACTCAAAGGAGTGagaaaacagatatttattgtatgctgtaaaaaatatagtggtgcagtgattagcattgctacctcacagtccctgagccctgggttcaattctggacat
It encodes the following:
- the gpr176 gene encoding G-protein coupled receptor 176 encodes the protein MEEDNMGSWDSITGNGSEFFTPANRIMDFQNTSNSVLYWDNKTTKEILPLERQRYSQEQTYRDFTTSMQVVIFLGSLLGNAMVLWSTCRTTVFKSVTNRFIKNLACSGICANLVCVPFDIVLSASPRCCWWVYTLLFCKVIKFLHKVFCSVTILSFTAIALDRYYSVLYPLERKISDAKSRDLVIYIWVHALVASAPVFAVTNVTDIYAMSMCTDSLSYSLGHLVYVIVYNVTTVILPVAVVFFFMLLIRRALSASQKKKVIIAALRTPQNTISIPYVSQREAELHSMLLSMVLTFIVCSIPYMMLIVYRTILNISEISVFLLLTAIWLPKVSLLTNPLLFLTINKSVRKCLVGTIAQLHRRYSRRNIVNSGGIADATAEPNVRSGSQLLEMFNIGQQQIFKPTEEDEENETKSIGSGDFRPKAIPSTSLEIKQAAVQKFSPPHSSTDSAAQVAPATPSDVEDVNDKYATHFGFGPFELPPQWLSETRNSKKRLLPPLGNTPEELIQTKQPKLRTERKISRNNKVSIFPRVDS